One segment of bacterium DNA contains the following:
- a CDS encoding methyltransferase domain-containing protein → MDKRIIDKFSKYYRGGEIQKKIGESLIALISDNFHKVLEIGCGDGQFTKMLKERFAGRIISLDASEKMVSLAKNRVENVKFVVADGEALPCKEGFDLIVSNACFQWFNSLTCLEKYKNFLSKDGVLLFSIFGKATLNELALSLNELFKDDVKIKALSFPKKEEIEEILRKIFRDCVIKEEVIKKEYGSIMELLFSIRYSSSLNRKMLWTKGILERLDRIYRDKFNTIFATYEAFLCKCQNTK, encoded by the coding sequence ATGGATAAAAGGATTATAGATAAATTTTCAAAGTATTACAGAGGGGGAGAAATCCAGAAAAAGATTGGAGAAAGCCTCATAGCCTTAATTTCTGACAATTTTCATAAGGTTCTTGAGATTGGATGTGGAGACGGGCAGTTTACAAAAATGCTTAAGGAAAGGTTTGCAGGAAGGATAATCTCATTAGATGCCTCAGAGAAAATGGTAAGTTTGGCAAAAAATAGGGTAGAGAATGTAAAATTTGTGGTTGCAGATGGAGAGGCTCTCCCCTGCAAAGAAGGGTTTGACCTGATTGTATCCAATGCTTGTTTTCAATGGTTTAATTCTTTAACCTGTTTGGAAAAATATAAAAATTTCCTTTCAAAAGACGGGGTTTTGCTATTTTCCATTTTCGGAAAAGCTACATTAAATGAGCTTGCCCTCTCCCTTAATGAGCTATTCAAAGATGATGTAAAAATAAAGGCTTTATCATTTCCAAAAAAAGAAGAGATTGAGGAAATTTTAAGAAAAATATTTAGAGACTGTGTGATAAAAGAGGAGGTTATTAAAAAGGAATATGGCTCAATTATGGAACTTCTTTTCAGCATAAGGTATTCTTCTTCCCTAAATAGAAAGATGCTTTGGACAAAGGGAATTTTAGAAAGGTTAGATAGAATTTATCGGGATAAATTTAATACAATATTTGCTACATATGAGGCTTTTCTGTGTAAGTGCCAAAATACCAAATAA
- a CDS encoding TolC family protein: MKLISKKANSSQLAIVALIIGISTLWAEVKPLNLERSIEIALTNNHSLLSASKKVASAKEKVWEAKTGFYPIFSLSSNYTRLNEATTVDFQGRSMALSDEEISEAKGIIQQPLFTGGKISSGYKLAKANYEAAKYEYERVKNELILEVKSAYFGILKALKFQQIAQEAVEQVEAHLKVVGNFYDAGMVAKVDVLKAEVELANVKQNLIRAENGVRLAKAAFNQVLAEDQNTPLEIIDILEFRPQTINLDNCIKQAQTMRPELKQIKATIEVLKQRVKIVRSDYYPSVALIGNYDYQKGKKTPIDEWQETWMAGVLVNFTLWDWKARKSRLNQAEANLAAVEEQLLLLKDRILLEVRQAYLSLEEAEKNIGVAQKSIGQAEENLRISKEMYKEGASTTTDVLDAQTLLTQAKTNYYQALYDYNLAWAKLQKAIGRN, encoded by the coding sequence TTGAAGTTAATATCTAAAAAAGCAAATTCCTCTCAGTTAGCAATTGTAGCACTTATAATTGGGATTTCCACGCTATGGGCAGAGGTTAAGCCGCTAAACCTGGAGAGAAGTATTGAGATAGCTCTGACTAATAACCACAGTCTGCTATCTGCCTCAAAAAAGGTAGCCTCAGCTAAAGAAAAGGTATGGGAGGCTAAAACAGGTTTCTATCCTATCTTTAGCCTATCTTCAAACTATACACGATTAAATGAAGCCACTACTGTAGATTTTCAGGGCAGGTCAATGGCCCTGAGTGATGAGGAAATTTCTGAGGCCAAAGGCATCATCCAGCAACCTCTGTTTACCGGCGGTAAAATCTCCTCTGGCTACAAATTGGCTAAGGCTAACTACGAAGCCGCTAAATATGAGTATGAAAGGGTGAAAAACGAGCTGATCTTAGAAGTAAAAAGTGCTTATTTTGGTATTTTGAAGGCATTAAAATTTCAGCAAATCGCTCAGGAGGCAGTTGAACAGGTAGAAGCCCACCTAAAGGTAGTTGGCAACTTCTATGATGCCGGCATGGTAGCTAAAGTGGATGTGCTAAAGGCAGAGGTGGAATTAGCCAATGTGAAGCAAAACCTAATTCGGGCAGAAAATGGGGTTAGGCTGGCTAAGGCAGCATTTAATCAGGTGCTGGCAGAGGACCAGAACACTCCGCTTGAGATTATTGACATCCTGGAGTTTAGACCCCAGACTATAAATCTGGATAACTGTATCAAGCAGGCTCAAACAATGCGGCCAGAATTAAAGCAGATAAAAGCTACCATTGAGGTTCTAAAACAAAGAGTGAAGATAGTAAGGAGCGACTATTACCCATCAGTTGCTCTGATAGGAAATTATGACTATCAAAAAGGGAAAAAAACACCGATTGATGAGTGGCAAGAAACCTGGATGGCAGGAGTTTTAGTAAACTTTACCCTATGGGACTGGAAGGCAAGAAAATCCAGGCTCAATCAGGCAGAAGCTAATCTGGCAGCCGTAGAAGAGCAGTTGCTTCTCCTAAAAGACAGAATCTTGCTGGAAGTCAGGCAGGCCTATCTTAGCTTAGAAGAGGCGGAAAAGAACATTGGGGTTGCCCAAAAATCTATTGGACAGGCAGAGGAAAACCTACGCATTAGCAAAGAGATGTACAAAGAGGGAGCCTCTACTACTACTGATGTGTTAGATGCACAGACTTTACTAACTCAAGCAAAAACTAATTACTATCAGGCACTGTATGATTATAACTTAGCCTGGGCAAAATTACAAAAAGCCATTGGGAGGAATTAA
- a CDS encoding DUF86 domain-containing protein has translation MKKEDTAYLKHILDAITRIEEYTAGIEYEDFMENHLIQDGVIRQIEIIGEASKRISDEIKKKHLDIPWKDMAGMRDKLIHNYLGVDMDALWDTVENDIPTLKSKLKDIIEKGEKI, from the coding sequence ATGAAAAAAGAAGACACTGCATATCTGAAGCATATTTTAGATGCTATAACCAGAATAGAAGAGTATACCGCTGGGATAGAATACGAAGACTTTATGGAGAATCACCTTATACAGGACGGGGTAATAAGGCAAATTGAGATAATAGGTGAAGCCTCAAAGAGGATATCCGATGAGATCAAAAAGAAGCATCTAGATATTCCTTGGAAAGACATGGCGGGAATGAGAGACAAATTGATACACAATTATTTGGGTGTAGATATGGATGCCCTTTGGGATACAGTTGAGAATGATATTCCTACATTGAAAAGCAAATTAAAAGACATCATTGAAAAAGGAGAGAAGATATGA
- a CDS encoding alpha/beta hydrolase, with product MLYKERGYKKDALLIPGWALDYKILEKLPLRYNLLFPSSYDFEEEILSFLKKKVLIFGHSLGGFLGFSFAIKHPELTEKLILVGIRKGYKKREIEVMRRNLIENKEACLYSFYKNSFNKDEFLKFKKKFLPYYLKMDKEILLEGLEILLKIKIESKLLKKIENCIIVAGGNDKIAPIDSAIFISKKSKKELVLMDELFHIPFLNRDFLEWIKGL from the coding sequence ATGCTATACAAAGAGAGGGGTTATAAGAAAGATGCCCTTCTTATTCCTGGATGGGCACTGGATTATAAAATCCTTGAGAAATTGCCATTAAGGTATAACCTTCTTTTTCCTTCAAGCTATGATTTTGAAGAGGAAATCCTTTCCTTTCTTAAAAAGAAGGTCCTTATATTTGGTCATTCACTTGGCGGATTTCTTGGGTTTTCCTTTGCGATAAAACATCCAGAGCTAACAGAAAAGCTTATCCTTGTTGGGATAAGAAAGGGGTATAAAAAAAGGGAAATTGAAGTAATGAGGAGAAATCTTATAGAAAATAAGGAGGCTTGTCTCTATAGCTTCTATAAAAACTCATTTAATAAGGATGAATTCTTAAAATTTAAAAAGAAATTTTTGCCGTATTATCTTAAGATGGATAAAGAAATTCTCCTTGAAGGATTAGAAATTCTTTTAAAGATAAAAATAGAGAGCAAGTTATTAAAAAAAATAGAAAATTGTATTATCGTAGCGGGAGGGAATGATAAAATTGCACCAATTGACAGCGCGATTTTTATCTCTAAAAAATCAAAAAAGGAGCTTGTTTTAATGGATGAGCTTTTCCATATCCCATTTTTAAATAGGGATTTTCTAGAATGGATAAAAGGATTATAG
- a CDS encoding efflux RND transporter permease subunit — MNIPELSVKKPVSVLMVILIIVIIGIVAFSKLTVDLMPDIDYPVITVITNYEGVAPEEIEELISKPIEEVVATVSGVKKISSTSQEGVSLILVEFNWGTNLDGATADIRERLSVIRDFLPEDVSDPMVVKMDIGEMPIMALTIASKRDLAQLKDFAEDVIAPRIERIKGVGQVMVMGGLIREILIEVDIDRLKAYGMSLFEIAQKLRQENMDKTCGKIIRGPTEFTLRSIGEFRDPKEMEKIIVGIKQGNPVYLKDVACVKDTFKEVRGYGRLKGQHTVGMIIRKEADANTVAVTDEILRQVPVIEKYLPADVKLHKVFEIAKFIRTSINSTKWSGIEGGILVVVVLFLFLRHFRPTMIVALAIPFSIITAFIFMYFRGFTINIMTLTGLIIAMGRLVDDAIVVIENIFRHLIAGKSRHEAAVVGATEVSMPIIASTLTTVAVFFPLIFVTGITGELFKSFAWVVAYALFASLFVAITLTPMMASKILRAKTGGEQDVGWYHTLRERYGKILSWSLNNKGKVLVFCFLLFASSIGLIAFTSQEFMPASDEGSFMARLKMPVGTSLKETSDAVSVIEKKVLNMEGIDKVFTFAGTHQGGSAGAGAMGISEVSGVHTGMIMVSLKDRAERRITTEEVTRKVRKIANSIPGASLEIYDLGSIMMGGKAPVEIKVSGEDLPTLKRIAEDVKQVISKVAGVVDITTSIQQGNPEFQIIYDREKLAQSGLSVAQAASVVKMAVDGDVWTRLRQKGEEIDIRVRLKESQRKSLDDIKSIAIPSPIGSQILLRDVAKIIPAKGPGDIKRFNKKRQVSITANLAGRKLGDVMKEVKVALTKVTLPPGYLIDFGGEYEDMQETFHDLGIMFIFAIILVYMIMASQFESLIHPLTIMTCLPFAVTGVFLALFITGQSLNIASFIGIIMLVGIVVTNAIVLVDFINQQRKTGLEIREAVIAAAKIRLRPILMTAICTIFALLPMALALREGEETMQGLAIGVMGGLTTSTILTLIIVPIVYIIFDNWGGKIKAGLRRGIPGVELEK, encoded by the coding sequence GTGAACATCCCAGAACTCTCAGTTAAAAAACCCGTTTCTGTGCTAATGGTTATTTTAATCATTGTTATCATTGGCATAGTTGCTTTCTCCAAACTAACGGTTGACCTTATGCCAGATATAGACTATCCGGTTATCACGGTTATTACCAACTATGAAGGAGTGGCTCCTGAGGAGATAGAGGAGTTGATTTCTAAACCAATTGAGGAGGTAGTAGCTACTGTTTCTGGGGTAAAGAAGATTTCCTCAACCTCACAGGAAGGTGTCTCTTTAATTCTGGTGGAATTTAACTGGGGTACAAACTTAGATGGTGCTACTGCAGACATTCGGGAGAGGCTATCAGTAATTCGGGATTTCCTGCCAGAGGATGTTTCAGACCCTATGGTTGTTAAAATGGATATTGGGGAGATGCCTATTATGGCTCTAACCATTGCCAGTAAACGAGACCTGGCTCAATTGAAGGATTTTGCTGAAGATGTAATCGCTCCAAGAATAGAAAGAATAAAGGGTGTTGGTCAGGTAATGGTGATGGGTGGACTTATTCGGGAAATATTGATTGAGGTTGATATAGATAGACTTAAGGCTTATGGCATGTCTCTGTTTGAAATAGCTCAAAAGCTACGGCAAGAAAATATGGATAAAACCTGTGGTAAGATAATCCGAGGACCAACTGAATTTACCCTGCGCTCTATTGGTGAGTTCAGAGACCCAAAAGAGATGGAGAAAATAATTGTAGGAATAAAACAGGGTAATCCTGTATATCTAAAAGATGTGGCTTGTGTAAAGGATACCTTTAAGGAAGTAAGAGGCTATGGAAGATTAAAGGGACAGCATACCGTAGGCATGATTATTCGTAAGGAAGCAGATGCTAATACTGTTGCGGTAACAGATGAAATTCTAAGGCAGGTGCCAGTGATTGAAAAATATCTTCCTGCTGATGTTAAGCTACACAAGGTGTTTGAAATAGCTAAATTCATCCGAACCTCCATCAATTCAACCAAATGGAGTGGGATTGAAGGAGGGATTTTAGTAGTAGTGGTTCTCTTCTTGTTTCTACGCCATTTTCGGCCAACTATGATTGTTGCTTTAGCTATCCCTTTTTCTATTATTACTGCCTTTATCTTTATGTACTTCCGTGGATTCACCATCAATATCATGACCTTAACCGGGCTTATCATTGCCATGGGCAGGCTGGTAGATGATGCCATTGTAGTTATTGAAAACATCTTTAGACACCTCATTGCCGGTAAAAGCAGGCATGAGGCAGCCGTAGTCGGTGCTACTGAGGTTTCTATGCCTATTATTGCCTCCACCCTGACCACGGTAGCTGTATTCTTTCCCCTGATTTTTGTTACGGGAATCACTGGAGAGCTTTTTAAATCCTTTGCCTGGGTAGTAGCTTATGCATTATTTGCCTCTTTATTTGTGGCTATTACCCTTACTCCCATGATGGCATCAAAGATTTTAAGGGCAAAAACAGGAGGAGAGCAGGATGTGGGCTGGTATCATACCTTGCGGGAAAGATATGGTAAAATACTCTCCTGGTCTCTAAACAATAAAGGCAAGGTGCTGGTATTTTGCTTTCTTTTATTTGCCTCAAGCATTGGGCTTATTGCCTTTACCTCCCAGGAATTTATGCCAGCCTCTGACGAAGGCTCATTTATGGCCAGATTAAAAATGCCTGTTGGTACATCCCTTAAAGAAACCTCTGATGCTGTGTCTGTAATTGAGAAAAAAGTGCTTAATATGGAAGGCATAGATAAAGTCTTTACCTTTGCCGGAACCCATCAGGGAGGCTCAGCAGGGGCTGGAGCAATGGGTATAAGTGAGGTTTCCGGAGTACATACAGGTATGATAATGGTCTCCTTAAAGGATAGGGCAGAAAGAAGAATAACCACTGAGGAGGTAACCAGGAAAGTAAGGAAAATAGCTAATAGTATTCCAGGAGCCAGTTTGGAAATCTATGACCTTGGTAGCATAATGATGGGTGGTAAAGCTCCGGTTGAAATAAAGGTAAGTGGTGAGGACTTGCCTACATTGAAAAGGATTGCCGAGGATGTTAAACAGGTAATCTCAAAAGTAGCTGGGGTGGTTGATATTACTACCAGTATACAGCAGGGAAACCCTGAATTCCAGATAATCTATGACCGCGAAAAGTTAGCACAATCAGGCTTAAGTGTTGCTCAAGCAGCTTCAGTGGTTAAGATGGCTGTAGACGGAGATGTGTGGACAAGGTTAAGACAAAAAGGAGAAGAGATTGACATTAGGGTCAGACTCAAAGAATCACAGCGCAAAAGCCTGGATGATATAAAAAGTATTGCCATCCCCTCACCCATTGGGTCTCAAATTTTACTTCGGGATGTAGCAAAGATTATTCCTGCTAAAGGGCCAGGGGATATTAAACGATTCAACAAGAAAAGGCAGGTATCCATTACTGCCAATTTAGCTGGCCGTAAGCTTGGTGATGTGATGAAGGAGGTAAAGGTAGCACTGACAAAGGTAACCTTACCCCCAGGCTATTTGATTGACTTTGGTGGTGAATACGAAGATATGCAGGAGACTTTCCACGATTTGGGAATAATGTTCATCTTTGCTATTATCTTAGTCTATATGATTATGGCTTCCCAGTTTGAATCTTTGATTCACCCACTCACTATTATGACCTGCTTGCCTTTTGCGGTTACCGGGGTATTTTTAGCCCTTTTTATCACCGGACAATCATTAAACATTGCTTCATTTATTGGCATTATCATGTTAGTTGGAATTGTGGTAACCAATGCTATTGTGCTGGTAGACTTCATCAATCAGCAAAGAAAAACCGGCTTAGAAATAAGGGAGGCAGTAATCGCTGCTGCTAAGATCAGACTCAGACCAATCCTGATGACCGCTATCTGTACCATTTTTGCTTTGCTACCTATGGCTTTAGCTCTGCGGGAAGGTGAAGAAACAATGCAGGGGTTGGCTATTGGAGTTATGGGAGGATTGACCACCTCTACCATACTTACTTTGATAATCGTCCCTATTGTCTATATTATCTTCGATAATTGGGGAGGGAAGATAAAGGCTGGTTTACGTAGAGGGATACCTGGGGTTGAATTGGAGAAATGA
- a CDS encoding CARDB domain-containing protein, with translation MKSLVGKMTVITIAIFLGLAERLSIAEAIDIRLDATLRATENIIKKIERSRVYDVDADNIDKALDESVERIMKAYRESRGDKTKLIMLSEQLKRYQSKFKDHEERLKLMDSKIKNGDIMLSKKLLQRMNQIQIQQFKLDIAPQALRKYEKLHPMIFQPQPITPPGIHKSKPHSSIDNFPMNLGKMVCSFSDLLATPADAEVVTEAACFACQKSYEACKAVCPRGPWGCGPVCKACKYACYLTFLACLEPCARAEAKQKPKIDLVIKDLWVKPDANPGNEINEVNSGEKYYVCFIVENIGSAPSGSFVVQGGGLGIPYNPTQNHASLAPGQKREGCLEYPTTPPPKSYNLGISVDANNAVAESNERNNKSVETIVVLHPKKLEKEAEHVAEPVGLPDLVVTNIECIPDSLYGKLAFTIANQGNAPLHKGREIPSGRPIPPLPIPFKEGGPLKVEISVGTAPGGGFTESINLDLLSPIATRGGGIAKEGGNSTYKSAIDVRGLMRFIVNSITLYKMYVFR, from the coding sequence ATGAAAAGTTTAGTGGGTAAAATGACAGTTATAACCATAGCGATATTTCTTGGATTGGCAGAGAGACTTTCCATCGCTGAAGCTATAGACATTAGGTTGGATGCCACATTAAGGGCCACAGAAAATATTATTAAGAAGATCGAAAGAAGCAGGGTCTATGATGTAGATGCTGATAACATTGACAAGGCTCTTGACGAATCGGTTGAAAGGATAATGAAAGCCTATAGAGAATCCAGAGGTGATAAAACTAAACTTATAATGCTGTCAGAACAGCTTAAAAGATACCAATCTAAATTCAAAGATCATGAGGAACGATTAAAGCTGATGGACAGTAAGATAAAAAATGGCGATATAATGTTATCAAAGAAATTGCTTCAGAGAATGAACCAGATTCAGATTCAGCAATTCAAATTGGACATTGCACCTCAAGCCTTAAGGAAATATGAAAAATTGCATCCTATGATTTTCCAACCGCAACCGATCACTCCTCCAGGAATACATAAATCTAAACCACATTCCTCTATAGATAACTTTCCTATGAATCTTGGAAAAATGGTATGCTCTTTTTCAGACTTACTCGCAACACCCGCGGATGCAGAGGTTGTAACAGAAGCTGCCTGTTTTGCATGCCAAAAATCTTATGAAGCCTGCAAGGCTGTTTGCCCGAGAGGTCCCTGGGGATGTGGACCTGTATGTAAGGCTTGCAAGTATGCATGCTATTTAACTTTCTTGGCTTGTCTGGAGCCATGTGCAAGGGCAGAAGCAAAACAAAAACCTAAGATAGATCTTGTAATTAAAGATCTATGGGTCAAACCAGATGCTAATCCTGGTAATGAGATTAACGAAGTTAATTCAGGTGAAAAGTATTATGTATGCTTTATCGTAGAAAATATTGGCTCGGCACCAAGTGGTTCATTTGTTGTCCAGGGAGGCGGACTTGGGATACCCTACAATCCTACCCAGAACCATGCCAGTTTAGCACCAGGGCAGAAACGTGAGGGTTGTCTTGAGTATCCTACAACACCTCCTCCAAAGTCTTATAACCTTGGAATAAGTGTTGATGCAAATAATGCTGTAGCAGAAAGTAATGAACGTAATAATAAAAGTGTGGAGACAATAGTAGTCCTCCATCCTAAAAAGTTAGAGAAAGAGGCTGAGCATGTTGCTGAGCCTGTTGGATTACCAGATCTTGTAGTAACAAACATAGAATGTATCCCAGATAGTCTATATGGTAAATTGGCTTTTACTATTGCTAATCAGGGTAATGCGCCTCTTCATAAGGGAAGGGAGATTCCTTCAGGCAGACCAATTCCACCACTTCCTATTCCCTTTAAGGAAGGGGGACCGCTGAAGGTAGAAATAAGTGTAGGGACTGCTCCCGGCGGAGGGTTTACAGAAAGCATTAATCTTGACTTACTATCCCCAATTGCAACCAGAGGAGGAGGTATAGCTAAAGAAGGAGGCAATTCAACATATAAGAGTGCAATTGATGTGAGGGGCCTTATGAGATTTATAGTTAATTCCATAACGCTTTACAAAATGTATGTGTTTAGATAA
- a CDS encoding OmpA family protein: MRVKNKKVIYLLVGALLALLSTSRVFAQEDVEGSKDHPLISRYPGSVIVHYDVKKFDEYILPSLKEVAKLLAQNSKLNLYVVGHTDNIGTLTANMELSQRRAEAVVKALVTKYGVGAKRLKSYGVGSLSPVASNKTEEGRAKNRRVELVEQ; encoded by the coding sequence ATGAGAGTCAAAAACAAAAAGGTTATCTATCTGTTAGTAGGGGCTCTCTTGGCGCTATTATCAACCAGCAGGGTATTTGCCCAAGAGGATGTAGAGGGAAGCAAAGACCATCCATTGATTTCGCGGTATCCAGGTTCAGTTATAGTGCATTACGATGTAAAAAAGTTTGATGAGTATATTCTTCCTTCACTTAAAGAGGTTGCCAAACTCCTTGCCCAAAATTCCAAACTCAACTTATATGTAGTGGGTCATACGGATAATATCGGCACATTGACTGCTAATATGGAGCTTTCCCAGCGCCGCGCTGAAGCGGTGGTAAAAGCCCTTGTCACCAAATATGGAGTTGGTGCAAAGCGGCTTAAATCTTATGGTGTAGGTTCATTGTCGCCAGTTGCTTCTAATAAAACCGAAGAAGGTCGGGCAAAGAATCGGAGGGTGGAATTAGTAGAGCAATAA
- a CDS encoding nucleotidyltransferase family protein gives MSKEEIFEKITRLLKSRGVRKVDVFGSYVRGEEKPESDIDIIVEFSERKSLLELVRIERELSEVLGIKVDLLTEKSISPYLIDTIKKEMMVIYG, from the coding sequence ATGAGTAAGGAAGAAATATTTGAAAAAATTACCCGTCTGCTTAAAAGCCGAGGGGTGAGAAAGGTAGATGTCTTTGGCTCTTATGTTCGAGGGGAGGAAAAGCCGGAAAGTGATATAGATATTATCGTGGAGTTTTCAGAGAGAAAAAGCCTTCTTGAACTCGTGAGAATAGAAAGAGAGTTGTCTGAGGTCTTGGGAATAAAAGTGGATTTGTTAACAGAGAAATCTATAAGTCCCTATTTGATTGATACGATAAAAAAGGAGATGATGGTGATTTACGGATGA
- a CDS encoding efflux RND transporter periplasmic adaptor subunit: MKIEAVSVTAAKPFISDIVLTTTFQGTIKPIKEAKISPKIGGMLLQILAKENDYVKAGQVVAKLDATDAQIGLSQAEAALTTANAGLHQAEANFDHAKIEFERAERLNATNSIAKAAFDKAVTAYKMASAQLELAKAQVNQAEIGLSSAKQHLKDTHITSPIFGIITSKIANEGERIRGMEPILEVMDISTVKLEVAASEDLITKIKQDQKVKVSLEAYPDTKFTGIIREISPIINPQSRTFNVTIYIRNAHHRIKPGMFARVKIELEKHQNVLCVPQGAVFNRGLDNYLYVIEENRARLKQVKLGIQDLEKVEITAGLAKNQEVVIRGVETLQDGAIVRVTRRQ; the protein is encoded by the coding sequence GTGAAAATAGAAGCTGTCAGTGTAACAGCAGCTAAACCATTTATTTCAGACATAGTTCTCACCACTACCTTTCAGGGCACTATTAAGCCTATCAAGGAGGCAAAAATTTCTCCTAAAATAGGGGGAATGCTTCTTCAGATTCTTGCCAAAGAGAATGATTATGTAAAAGCAGGCCAGGTAGTAGCCAAATTAGATGCAACTGATGCTCAAATTGGCCTTTCCCAGGCAGAAGCAGCTTTAACCACAGCTAATGCAGGGCTACATCAAGCAGAGGCAAACTTTGACCATGCTAAAATAGAGTTTGAGCGGGCAGAAAGGCTTAATGCCACTAATTCCATTGCTAAGGCAGCTTTTGATAAGGCTGTAACAGCCTATAAAATGGCCTCTGCTCAACTTGAGCTGGCTAAGGCTCAGGTAAATCAGGCTGAGATTGGACTCTCATCAGCTAAACAACACCTAAAAGATACCCATATTACCTCTCCTATCTTTGGAATAATTACCTCTAAGATTGCTAATGAAGGAGAGAGAATAAGGGGGATGGAGCCTATCCTTGAGGTTATGGATATTTCTACAGTTAAGCTTGAAGTGGCAGCTTCTGAAGATTTAATCACTAAAATTAAACAAGACCAGAAAGTAAAAGTCTCTTTAGAGGCGTATCCGGATACAAAGTTTACCGGCATAATCCGTGAAATATCTCCTATTATCAACCCCCAATCGCGAACCTTCAATGTCACCATTTACATTAGAAATGCCCATCACCGGATAAAGCCGGGTATGTTTGCCAGGGTGAAGATTGAACTAGAAAAACACCAGAATGTCTTGTGTGTGCCTCAGGGAGCGGTTTTTAATCGAGGACTGGATAATTACCTCTATGTGATTGAGGAAAATCGTGCCAGGCTGAAGCAGGTTAAACTGGGTATACAGGATCTGGAGAAGGTAGAGATTACAGCAGGGTTAGCCAAGAACCAGGAGGTAGTCATTCGTGGTGTGGAGACTCTACAGGATGGAGCAATAGTCAGGGTGACAAGGAGGCAATAA